Proteins encoded together in one Prunus dulcis chromosome 3, ALMONDv2, whole genome shotgun sequence window:
- the LOC117621958 gene encoding transcription factor DICHOTOMA-like: MFSSCSSNINSTSVSPFQPYFPLSSSNYHPPPPPPPSFPCVNQEACSGDIFLHHNIQGYPISGQFPLHNNALMAPPLPQSLTHLGVSSNTVPPSINADDHHPYHNYYGAINNDNIFPHFLHSSREDIVAPPMKKDRHSKIFTAQGLRDRRVRLSINVARQFFDLQDLLGFDKASKTLEWLLTKSRRAIKQLGTRNKHLTCSTSTGRSKSLTSSSECDDDDADSGTNEVENVASREKEVMLMMKKKMKESESESANVYGTKDSRAKARARARERTREKLMCTTGSRPQMLNQLKLFNELDHHQSNNNCKTMSSSSGKANIGDHPENQELGSLLANQLAHHHEDDPSVHVIKRNKLKQYSSVYSNYNQQKYLNVVSAENTDQSSNSHIQFPNAFQNWDTNGAFPCPNIHCAITSINLSTGN; encoded by the exons aTGTTTTCATCTTGCAGCAGCAATATTAATAGTACTTCTGTAAGTCCTTTTCAACCTTACTTTCCCTTGTCTTCTTCAAATTAccaccctcctcctcctcctccaccttcTTTTCCTTGTGTGAACCAAGAGGCTTGTAGTGGAGACATTTTCCTTCACCACAATATTCAAGGGTACCCCATATCTGGTCAATTTCCACTTCATAACAATGCCTTAATGGCACCTCCTCTTCCTCAAAGCTTGACCCATTTGGGAGTTTCATCAAACACTGTACCTCCTAGCATAAACGCTGATGATCATCATCCCTACCATAATTACTATGGTGCCATTAACAATGATAATATTTTTCCTCATTTCCTTCATTCTTCTAGAGAAGATATAGTAGCGCCGCCGATGAAGAAAGATCGGCACAGCAAGATCTTCACTGCTCAGGGCTTGAGGGACCGGAGGGTTAGACTGTCCATCAATGTTGCCCGTCAATTCTTTGACCTCCAAGACCTGCTAGGGTTTGACAAGGCAAGTAAAACCCTAGAATGGCTTCTCACCAAGTCAAGAAGGGCCATCAAACAGCTTGGGACTCGGAACAAACACTTGACCTGCAGTACTAGTACTGGGCGTTCCAAGAGTTTGACTTCGAGTTCAGAGTGTGATGACGATGACGCCGATTCAGGCACAAACGAGGTGGAAAACGTAGCAAGCAGAGAAAAAGAGGTGATgttgatgatgaagaaaaagatgaaagaaTCTGAATCTGAATCTGCTAATGTTTATGGCACGAAAGACTCGAGGGCAAAGGCAAGAGCAAGGGCAAGGGAAAGGACAAGAGAGAAATTAATGTGCACTACTGGGAGCAGGCCTCAGATGTTGAACCAATTGAAGTTATTCAATGAGCTTGATCACCATCAATCTAACAATAATTGTAAAACAATGTCATCATCTTCAGGAAAGGCCAATATTGGAGATCATCCTGAGAATCAAGAACTGGGCTCCCTCCTAGCTAATCAATTAGCTCATCATCATGAGGACGATCCATCTGTTCATGTCATCAAAAGAAACAAGTTGAAGCAGTATTCATCAGTTTATTCCAATTATAATCAGCAAAAGTATCTCAATGTGGTGTCAGCAGAAAATACAGATCAGAGTTCCAACAGCCACATCCAATTTCCCAATGCATTTCAAAATTGGGACACCAATGGCGCCTTCCCATGCCCTAACATTCATTGTGCCATTACCAGCATCAATCTTTCTACCG GAAATTAA